From Choristoneura fumiferana chromosome 7, NRCan_CFum_1, whole genome shotgun sequence, the proteins below share one genomic window:
- the LOC141429560 gene encoding uncharacterized protein has protein sequence MNCKRQSHHGKYICGLPTVKTCYVFAVVNAIIVCLFALGFLAWVGLLVYLAAPFREGGNNELLIAVLVAAGGYLASAISVIFAMLLLVGIRKKSPNLVKMYLLYGVVVEIILILAVTAVVSIYYRQILSGQGCAIYAAVLLCICVLYGFILRVVVHTYIVIRNGRSLHAHRTDVQVLFMLGTDGELQVLPLVR, from the exons GCGCCAGTCACATCATGGGAAATATATATGCGGCTTGCCCACAGTTAAAACATGTTATGTGTTTGCCGTTGTGAAtgct ATCATTGTATGCCTCTTCGCTCTCGGATTCTTGGCCTGGGTTGGCTTGCTGGTATACCTGGCTGCACCTTTCAGAGAGGGCGGGAATAATGAACTTTTAATAGCTGTTCTGGTGGCGGCTGGAGGCTATTTAGCCTCTGCGATCTCGGTTATTTTTGCCATGTTGCTGCTCGTTGGAATACGCAAG aaaagccCTAACTTAGTAAAAATGTATCTGTTATACGGTGTCGTCGTTGAGATCATCTTGATATTGGCCGTCACTGCCGTCGTCTCTATTTATTACCGTCAGATATTGTCTGGTCAAGGTTGTGCAATATACGCCGCCGTTTTGTTGTGCATTTGCG TTCTGTACGGGTTCATTCTTCGAGTGGTGGTACACACTTACATAGTAATTAGAAATGGTCGCAGTTTGCATGCACACCGGACTGATGTTCAAGTACTTTTCATGCTAGGTACAGACGGAGAACTACAAGTGCTGCCTCTCGTGCGATAG